A genomic segment from Pirellulales bacterium encodes:
- a CDS encoding DUF1501 domain-containing protein, translated as HDMHATILHLLGLDHERLTYRFGGRDFRLTDVHGHVIREILA; from the coding sequence CACGACATGCACGCCACGATCCTGCATCTCTTGGGCCTGGATCACGAGCGGCTTACCTACCGCTTCGGCGGCCGCGATTTCCGCCTGACCGACGTACACGGCCACGTGATCCGCGAAATCCTGGCTTAG
- a CDS encoding cupin domain-containing protein: protein MSEVSRRGFIGSAAAASMLALNAAEAQEGFPFKNNVPDPLLSGKELPTFKFQLEKSEGRTLDGSYGKEATVLQLPISKGIAGVSMRLEPGVIRELHWHATAAEWAFVIEGRCRTTVADPQGNSQTNDFDPGDVWYFPRGHGHSIQCLGKQPCHFILIFDNGYFSEFGTFSISDWIGHTPKALLAKNFGLPESAFDGFPKDEVYFARGPVPPDIQQPPLQGGLRSSPETHRFRMLAQEPHSVYKGGREWRVGADRFPISQTVTGVILDLEPGGLRELHWHPTADEWQYVIHGQVNVSMFGSHGRYRTETLDKGDVGYIPQGYGHSIENTGKKAARVLIAFNTGHYQAIDLSQWIASNPKYLLAANFNKPEALFEKFPTDRVFIAPPNPPKQSEREIR, encoded by the coding sequence ATGTCGGAAGTCTCGCGACGCGGATTCATCGGGTCAGCCGCGGCGGCCAGTATGCTTGCGCTCAACGCGGCCGAGGCGCAGGAGGGATTTCCGTTCAAGAACAACGTGCCTGACCCACTGTTATCCGGCAAAGAGCTGCCGACGTTTAAATTTCAGCTCGAAAAGTCCGAGGGCCGCACGCTGGACGGCAGCTACGGCAAGGAAGCGACCGTGCTGCAACTGCCGATCTCGAAAGGAATCGCCGGCGTCTCGATGAGACTCGAGCCGGGCGTGATCCGCGAATTGCATTGGCACGCCACGGCCGCGGAATGGGCCTTTGTGATCGAAGGGCGCTGCCGCACGACGGTCGCCGACCCGCAAGGCAACTCGCAAACCAACGACTTCGATCCCGGCGACGTCTGGTATTTCCCGCGCGGCCACGGTCATTCGATTCAATGCCTGGGAAAGCAGCCGTGCCACTTCATCCTGATTTTCGACAATGGTTACTTCTCGGAGTTCGGCACGTTCAGCATCAGCGACTGGATCGGCCACACGCCCAAGGCGCTCTTGGCGAAAAACTTCGGCCTGCCCGAGTCGGCCTTCGACGGCTTTCCCAAGGACGAAGTCTATTTCGCGCGCGGGCCGGTGCCGCCAGACATTCAGCAGCCGCCCTTGCAGGGAGGCTTGAGATCTTCGCCCGAAACGCACCGCTTTCGTATGCTCGCGCAAGAGCCGCACTCGGTTTACAAAGGCGGGCGCGAATGGCGCGTGGGAGCGGATCGGTTTCCGATTTCGCAAACCGTGACGGGCGTGATCCTCGATCTCGAGCCCGGGGGCCTGCGCGAATTGCACTGGCATCCCACGGCCGACGAATGGCAGTACGTGATCCACGGCCAGGTGAACGTCAGTATGTTCGGATCGCACGGCCGCTACCGGACCGAAACGCTCGACAAAGGCGACGTCGGCTACATCCCGCAGGGCTACGGCCACTCGATCGAGAACACCGGCAAAAAGGCGGCTCGCGTCCTGATCGCGTTCAACACAGGACATTATCAGGCGATCGATCTGTCGCAGTGGATCGCCAGCAATCCGAAATATCTGCTGGCCGCGAATTTCAACAAGCCGGAGGCGCTGTTCGAGAAATTCCCGACCGACCGCGTGTTCATCGCTCCGCCGAACCCACCGAAGCAGAGCGAGCGTGAGATACGCTGA
- a CDS encoding PIN domain-containing protein, translating to MTSKVAAKPAQKGDSSISLLVLRIFFVMVSIGLAASVISAKWFPKESPGLTWGVFAGIIGLALAVIAVDVVTRNKRLEVISSVYFGTIVGLFLAYVVSQAIAPHPVFEVYLPTINLALGVVLCYVCISLLMQTRNDFRFIIPYVEFAKEVKGLKPYILDTSVVIDGRIADVVETKIFDSQLIMPRFVLAELQNIADSADRSRRSRGRRGLDVLHKLRASENVDLQMYDRDLPEFAGHPVDLKLVMLAKHLDGKIVTNDYNLNKVAQVQGVDVINLNDLANALKPVFLPGESLDVRIVKPGEEPGQGVGYLDDGTMIVVEGGRDHLNKTVKIAVTSVLQTSAGRMIFGRYEASSKAAS from the coding sequence TCGTGATGGTGTCGATTGGCCTGGCGGCGTCGGTCATCAGCGCCAAGTGGTTCCCCAAGGAGAGCCCCGGGCTCACCTGGGGCGTGTTCGCGGGCATTATCGGCCTGGCGCTGGCCGTCATCGCGGTTGACGTCGTCACGCGCAACAAGCGGCTGGAGGTGATTTCCAGCGTCTATTTCGGCACGATCGTCGGTCTGTTCCTGGCCTATGTCGTCAGCCAGGCGATCGCCCCGCATCCGGTATTCGAGGTTTATCTCCCGACGATCAATCTGGCGCTGGGCGTCGTGCTGTGCTACGTCTGTATCAGCCTGCTCATGCAGACGCGCAATGACTTCCGCTTCATCATCCCGTACGTCGAGTTCGCAAAAGAGGTCAAGGGGCTCAAGCCCTACATCCTGGATACGAGCGTGGTGATCGACGGCCGAATTGCCGACGTGGTCGAAACCAAGATCTTCGACAGTCAATTGATCATGCCGCGCTTCGTGCTGGCAGAGTTGCAGAACATCGCCGATAGCGCCGATCGCTCGCGGCGCAGCCGCGGTCGCCGCGGGCTGGACGTGCTGCACAAGCTGCGCGCCAGCGAAAACGTCGACCTGCAAATGTACGACCGCGATCTGCCGGAGTTCGCCGGCCATCCGGTCGATCTGAAGCTCGTGATGTTGGCCAAGCATCTCGACGGAAAGATCGTCACGAACGACTACAACCTGAACAAGGTCGCTCAGGTGCAGGGCGTAGACGTCATCAATCTCAACGATCTGGCCAACGCGCTCAAGCCGGTATTCTTGCCGGGCGAATCGCTCGACGTGCGGATCGTCAAGCCGGGCGAAGAGCCGGGCCAAGGCGTCGGCTACCTGGACGACGGTACGATGATCGTGGTCGAGGGGGGCCGCGATCATTTGAACAAGACCGTCAAGATCGCCGTGACCAGCGTGCTGCAAACCAGCGCCGGCCGCATGATCTTCGGCCGCTACGAAGCGTCGAGCAAAGCAGCTTCTTAG